In the Arthrobacter sp. 31Y genome, one interval contains:
- a CDS encoding ChaB family protein has translation MPKTGKNDHARKDELPSTLQRSEQKAQDTFAKTYDSAMDTYDNDSSRAARTAFAALKHSYEKVGDHWEPKEERGPSDDHAEEGVASTKPTAGGVDAHASKEHLYQRAKEMDIKGRSTMGKKELVEALQKANEAATRRAREG, from the coding sequence ATGCCCAAGACTGGAAAGAATGATCACGCCCGCAAGGACGAGCTGCCATCTACCCTGCAGCGCTCGGAACAGAAAGCCCAGGACACTTTTGCCAAGACCTACGATTCGGCAATGGATACCTATGACAACGATTCGAGCCGGGCTGCCCGAACCGCTTTCGCGGCTCTGAAGCACAGTTACGAGAAGGTGGGTGACCACTGGGAACCCAAAGAGGAGCGCGGACCTTCCGACGACCACGCGGAGGAAGGGGTGGCCTCCACCAAGCCCACGGCCGGGGGAGTGGATGCCCATGCTTCCAAGGAGCACCTCTACCAGCGGGCAAAGGAAATGGATATCAAGGGCCGCTCAACAATGGGCAAAAAGGAGCTGGTGGAAGCACTGCAGAAGGCTAACGAAGCAGCTACCCGGAGGGCGCGCGAGGGTTAG
- a CDS encoding 3-oxoacyl-ACP synthase III, with the protein MAGNATFRHSNTALLSVSSVEAPRIVSSTDFDRRLASTLQRLKFPPRLLERVAGITHRRWWAAGTSFDDAAVEAGAKALAEAGVEASEIGLLINTSVTRRNLEPSVAVKIHHELGLPSSAMNFDLANACLGFVNGLILAANMIDSGQIKYAVIVNGEDAQGTQEATLARLQRPETTREDFNREFATLTLGSGAAAAVLGPVSEHPGAHRLVGGVMRAGTEHHELCVGGIDGMSTDTKGLLDGGLQLVVDAWHEAQPEWDWASMDRYVTHQVSNAYTQAIINAIDLDPDKVPITFPHWGNVGPASLPMTLAAQAQSLTSGDRVLCMGVGSGLNAGMVEIVW; encoded by the coding sequence TTGGCAGGGAATGCGACCTTCCGGCACAGCAACACCGCGCTGCTCTCGGTGAGCAGCGTAGAGGCTCCGAGGATAGTGAGTTCCACGGATTTCGACCGGAGATTGGCTTCGACCTTGCAGCGTCTGAAGTTTCCACCGCGATTGCTTGAGCGCGTGGCGGGCATCACGCACCGCCGCTGGTGGGCCGCGGGGACGTCTTTCGATGATGCCGCAGTGGAAGCGGGCGCCAAAGCTTTGGCGGAGGCCGGCGTCGAAGCTTCGGAAATCGGTTTGTTGATCAACACTTCGGTGACGAGGCGCAACCTCGAACCCTCAGTTGCGGTCAAGATCCACCACGAACTCGGCCTGCCGTCGTCGGCCATGAACTTTGACCTGGCCAACGCCTGCCTCGGGTTCGTGAACGGCTTGATACTGGCGGCTAACATGATCGATTCGGGGCAGATCAAGTACGCGGTGATCGTCAACGGGGAAGACGCTCAGGGCACGCAGGAAGCTACCCTGGCGCGGCTCCAGCGTCCTGAAACCACCCGTGAAGACTTCAACCGCGAGTTTGCCACACTGACGCTTGGATCGGGGGCTGCCGCAGCGGTTCTGGGTCCTGTTAGTGAGCACCCGGGGGCCCACCGGCTCGTGGGAGGCGTCATGCGTGCCGGCACGGAACATCACGAACTGTGCGTTGGAGGCATTGATGGCATGTCCACCGACACCAAAGGACTGCTCGACGGCGGCCTGCAGCTTGTGGTGGATGCCTGGCACGAGGCCCAGCCTGAGTGGGATTGGGCCAGCATGGACCGCTATGTCACTCATCAAGTCAGCAACGCCTATACCCAGGCCATCATCAACGCCATAGATCTGGACCCGGACAAGGTCCCCATCACGTTCCCGCACTGGGGCAATGTGGGTCCGGCATCGCTACCCATGACACTCGCGGCCCAGGCACAGTCATTGACCTCGGGCGACCGGGTCCTGTGCATGGGTGTGGGTTCCGGACTGAACGCAGGAATGGTGGAAATCGTTTGGTAG